A genomic segment from Planktothrix sp. FACHB-1365 encodes:
- a CDS encoding PqqD family peptide modification chaperone, with product MIPVARTENLLLQDIGNELIIYDQDNNSSHCLTPLAVRVWELSNGQNTVNDIAHKLEKEFNLPGNSDVDMRGLVWLTLEELERYSLIQEYLRQPATNVIAGMSRRKAIKTATLVGGFAIGSMFPVVKSIVAPEPALASSGSGACRTERQTCNVQIEGTNKQNNCCAGLICTPTAIRDVCLKPF from the coding sequence ATGATACCTGTCGCCAGAACTGAAAATCTGTTGCTGCAAGATATTGGTAATGAATTGATTATTTACGATCAAGATAATAATTCTTCCCATTGTTTAACGCCACTAGCAGTGAGAGTCTGGGAATTATCAAATGGTCAAAATACAGTTAATGATATTGCCCATAAACTCGAAAAGGAGTTTAATCTGCCTGGGAATAGTGATGTGGATATGCGGGGGTTGGTTTGGCTGACATTGGAGGAATTAGAACGTTATTCCCTCATTCAAGAGTATTTACGACAACCTGCTACAAATGTAATTGCAGGGATGTCACGTCGGAAGGCAATTAAGACGGCTACATTGGTGGGTGGGTTTGCGATCGGTTCGATGTTTCCTGTGGTTAAATCTATTGTTGCTCCTGAACCTGCTCTGGCTTCCAGTGGTAGTGGTGCGTGTCGAACCGAGAGACAAACCTGTAATGTTCAAATTGAAGGCACGAATAAACAGAATAACTGTTGTGCTGGATTAATATGTACTCCTACGGCAATAAGAGATGTATGTTTAAAACCATTTTAA
- a CDS encoding nucleotidyltransferase family protein, protein MTTLTPISANLPIVDICPEVEILVCCARTCMDSKNAERLKILLHENIDWEYLIQTANLQGLMPLLYWNLNTTCPEGVPKATLAQLRASFEANAGWSLTLTGELLRLLELFATHEIPAIPFKGAVLAASAYGNLALRQFCDLDILVRQQDVLAAKDLLISQGYRLDDEWGWECNLISQDGRISVDLHQAITPNDFPVSIYFDDLWKGVKSVSLAGINVLSLSPEDLLLILCINIARDSWQDRERLVQICDVAEVIRVYQEMNWEQIIKRASQLNSLRMLFLGLLLAHDLLGANLPEEVLKRVQAEQIVKSLASLVCKWLFCQAENPTRGREKKLFYFQVRERFQDRVPYLAHLVHLLIAPSETDRAFLPLPTSLSFLYYLIRPIRVVIKLMLR, encoded by the coding sequence ATGACTACCTTAACTCCCATCTCTGCTAATTTGCCAATAGTAGATATTTGTCCTGAAGTCGAAATCTTGGTTTGCTGTGCTAGAACTTGCATGGATTCTAAAAATGCTGAACGGCTCAAAATTTTGCTGCACGAAAATATTGATTGGGAGTATCTGATTCAGACAGCAAATCTTCAGGGGTTAATGCCACTTCTATACTGGAATCTTAATACGACCTGCCCAGAAGGAGTTCCCAAGGCTACTTTGGCTCAACTACGAGCTAGTTTTGAGGCTAACGCCGGGTGGAGTCTTACTTTGACTGGGGAACTGCTCAGACTTTTGGAACTATTTGCAACTCATGAAATTCCTGCCATCCCCTTTAAAGGTGCTGTTTTAGCCGCTTCCGCTTACGGCAATTTGGCTTTGCGACAGTTCTGCGACCTAGATATCTTAGTACGCCAGCAAGACGTTCTGGCAGCTAAAGACTTACTGATTTCTCAGGGATATAGACTAGATGATGAATGGGGTTGGGAGTGTAACCTCATCTCACAGGATGGCAGGATTAGTGTAGATCTTCACCAGGCAATCACACCGAACGATTTTCCGGTTTCAATCTATTTTGATGACTTATGGAAAGGTGTTAAATCAGTATCTCTTGCTGGTATAAACGTACTGAGTTTGTCTCCAGAGGACTTGCTCTTAATTCTCTGCATTAACATCGCCAGGGATTCTTGGCAAGACCGAGAACGATTGGTACAGATTTGTGATGTTGCTGAAGTGATCCGGGTTTACCAGGAAATGAATTGGGAACAGATTATAAAACGGGCTAGTCAGTTGAATAGTTTGCGAATGCTCTTCCTTGGTCTTCTCTTAGCACACGATCTTCTAGGAGCAAATCTTCCAGAAGAAGTGTTGAAGAGGGTTCAAGCAGAGCAAATAGTTAAATCGCTTGCATCCTTAGTCTGTAAATGGCTGTTCTGTCAAGCCGAAAACCCAACTAGAGGCAGAGAAAAAAAACTGTTTTATTTTCAAGTTAGAGAGCGTTTTCAAGATCGAGTTCCCTACTTAGCCCACCTCGTCCACCTTTTGATAGCTCCAAGCGAAACAGATCGGGCATTCCTTCCGTTGCCAACTTCTCTCTCTTTTCTCTACTATTTAATCCGCCCCATCCGAGTAGTCA
- a CDS encoding PqqD family protein has translation MIPVARTENLLLQDIGNELIIYDQVNNSSHCLTPLAVRVWELSNGQNTVNDIAKKLEKEFNLPADSDVDMRGLVWLTLEELERYSLIQEYLRQPATNVIAGMSRRKVIKTATLVGGFAIGSMFPVVKSVAVANPGGHVSTSAPPEPPCIPEGGKCGTSNPGGGVCCEGLGCNNSSPNGSSNERTCQKRLQI, from the coding sequence ATGATACCTGTCGCTCGAACTGAAAATCTGTTACTGCAAGATATTGGTAATGAATTGATTATTTACGATCAAGTTAATAATTCCTCCCATTGTTTAACGCCACTGGCAGTGAGAGTCTGGGAATTATCAAATGGTCAAAATACAGTTAATGATATTGCTAAGAAACTGGAAAAGGAGTTTAATCTCCCAGCCGATAGTGATGTGGATATGCGGGGTTTGGTTTGGCTGACATTGGAAGAATTAGAACGCTATTCCCTAATTCAAGAGTATTTACGACAACCTGCTACAAATGTAATTGCAGGGATGTCACGTCGGAAGGTGATTAAGACGGCTACGTTGGTTGGGGGATTTGCGATTGGTTCAATGTTTCCTGTGGTTAAATCAGTTGCTGTTGCTAATCCAGGAGGCCATGTATCAACATCTGCTCCTCCAGAACCTCCTTGTATTCCAGAAGGTGGAAAATGTGGAACTTCTAATCCTGGAGGAGGAGTGTGTTGTGAGGGATTAGGCTGTAACAATAGCAGCCCAAATGGATCGTCAAATGAACGCACCTGCCAAAAAAGATTACAAATCTGA
- a CDS encoding peroxiredoxin family protein yields MIVGFVFLITGIAKALNSEQFIHHNYRYGLLPPKIVPQVAITFIGLESALGLALIFHEFPQWLIPVSILFLIGSSGLILWSTSSGKTEDCGCYGGLVIITPQQSILLNLGYILLLGIGLFYPIANHHTQTWQWILALIVGVSASTLGWLSRQKPLVDFSRLKLGNHWKRRWLKDSPNDLQQGSHFVVFLSKDCPYCKRWVPFLNMMNTQKDLPQVLGIMSLPSDELEAFQDEQMVRFPLVSMDKLLFSYMADAYPTAILIEDGVMTQKWIGEIPEPYLDRIKQMYERVLLKKTEPISS; encoded by the coding sequence TTGATTGTAGGTTTTGTTTTCCTAATAACCGGAATCGCCAAAGCCCTCAATTCAGAACAATTCATCCATCATAATTACAGATACGGTCTGCTACCCCCGAAAATTGTCCCCCAGGTAGCGATTACCTTCATTGGTTTAGAATCAGCATTAGGATTAGCCCTTATTTTTCATGAATTTCCTCAATGGCTTATTCCTGTGTCAATCCTTTTCTTAATCGGTTCATCAGGGTTAATTCTTTGGTCTACTTCCTCTGGTAAAACAGAAGATTGCGGTTGCTATGGAGGTCTTGTAATCATCACGCCCCAACAAAGTATCCTGTTGAATTTAGGATATATTCTGTTACTAGGAATAGGATTGTTTTATCCTATAGCAAACCATCATACCCAAACTTGGCAATGGATACTTGCTTTAATTGTTGGGGTATCTGCTAGTACCCTCGGTTGGCTATCTCGACAGAAGCCTCTTGTAGACTTCTCTCGCCTAAAACTTGGAAATCATTGGAAGCGTCGGTGGTTAAAAGATAGCCCCAACGACTTACAACAGGGTTCCCATTTTGTTGTATTCCTCAGCAAAGATTGCCCCTACTGTAAACGATGGGTTCCTTTCCTCAATATGATGAATACCCAAAAAGATCTGCCCCAAGTTCTGGGAATTATGTCTCTCCCCTCTGATGAATTGGAAGCATTTCAAGATGAACAGATGGTGCGCTTTCCCCTAGTTTCGATGGATAAACTTTTATTTAGTTATATGGCAGATGCCTATCCCACTGCTATTTTAATTGAAGATGGAGTCATGACTCAAAAATGGATTGGGGAGATTCCTGAACCTTATTTAGACCGAATTAAACAGATGTATGAGAGAGTTTTGTTGAAGAAGACAGAACCCATCTCATCTTGA